A single Amia ocellicauda isolate fAmiCal2 chromosome 9, fAmiCal2.hap1, whole genome shotgun sequence DNA region contains:
- the LOC136758422 gene encoding hydrocephalus-inducing protein-like isoform X3 produces MKMKIPVHLGAMVTMPSITQSMHFGSIKCGLCKVVTIQLQNHQQVPCKWALSKPEKPKMDKHAPLHVKQRIWQEYQNTPQIFKMLPTAGVLQPGEKANVQVKFSPTEEKMYSQRLVLCIAHSTQRVTILAQGQGKEPRLEFSSSLLKLGPVLPHSAGGEAEVVVRNPCAFPIEFYCLEFDQQYLEEEKILQMMEGYDSENVLLLPPRDPGEKLPPELLEYYEEQRGAQEESSRLEEEPSTEGAERESSAGVGKPEVSPVSRAVARHMGIDLSLEGQAALNCRGIAIIVHGAPLTGKTGTSVTLAKHYGAACLSIDAVVLEAVSSGSSEASLQARELCDRAAEEQTQSPDDGLPVSCVLPDELLVDILSERLQLSDCHRGVVFDGLETLYSHSLSSALQALLKAFNNRQYIYLVDLNQDYRALKAREQAQMDEEERLRKESLKRDLAWMQEMDQEEYDALSKEERERSDLWCLEERRKRKRRLLHAVSLPALRKQDKWAPKEEKKMQKVKQEKKREEGERRKKSHVGGKQHKEHPETHPRAVTHNHEDDKNAKVDISPTPVPEQLEEEQVSEAEKLLQLRFHQYKQSQAAVAQILLYWDHVQGQVVQDVTAKETHPEAQEVAVRPEKRVRRKNKEKERLEQEKFELMLSPAPSQTVAMDEEELLEGRGEVGVPHISLQVSGREHPSGAEILHGEQLPCLNEVLDGMGLGPSGPPIPPPTIFSVVPYPKTRRPPSSQESLGHFTLIAPRAEDAVEDGKDTEPDLDTLTTIKEDLVMPTKARGKKEKLETEGWESQKDKSRGPGGKKGIGSSGPLPPVTESQQDKRKWLTHYRWVAPPNGEVSLKVCFTSSKPGQFEQTYNFELMGTRRCYQLNCRGVCAFPAISKDPKVVLSQCKKALNEDYTLNKTYIRRSGVFQFGPLFYGKTRDRYKEKKYTENMEKLIVYNISPLDAEVVFCFQKATSFLLDPPTMTLRPDEKQELTVWAYPTSPGLFEDSVVCCVKDNPDPVLFRVSCHGARPELDLDCTQLKFKTPLHRKVTKSLSLRNRTLLPGAWRLSDLEILGGEVTVSQDQGIIQPQAEISLQMHFRAKRPLNLKRIIRLEVSDVEKTLGVLHSENIQVSLEAYDVSLDLSLSKGAADGLDFGTIKVSDEVVLSVHLKNKGRYEIAFKFLLEATQPGMPNLSPLFTITPSEGSLNPNDRATVVHIAFRSSREVCIQDQPILNCQVIDPNITEGGETIASIPVKISVQSLFTKYCIVPANDLNFGAIVCGTGTRRTFTIENKGKLGFRYNIFSMPRDEPQQTQSKGSVAAKQTRVSCSGKPVSVHKLGPSESMQREKDISAQACPAPGPPQATVTVGVFTVSPGFGRLAHDAQQVITVECLANQEGKYEEFLGIDISDRDPRDQPNGISYRLEAEGCLTGANVNDVASIIEEPPVTTVASSKVSQRTTRGSTSKTSSCSTTSRCASKPGRASKSSATAKCPAT; encoded by the exons ATGAAGATGAAGATTCCAGTACATCTTGGCGCCATGGTGACCATGCCCTCTATCACGCAGAGTATGCACTTCGGCTCCATCAAGTGCGGGCTGTGCAAGGTCGTGACCATCCAGCTGCAAAATCACCAACAGGTGCCCTGTAAATGGGCCCTCAGCAAACCAGAGAAACCAAAG ATGGACAAACACGCCCCCCTCCATGTAAAACAGAGGATCTGGCAGGAGTACCAGAACACCCCCCAGATCTTCAAAATGCTGCCCACTGCGGGAGTGCTGCAGCCTGGGGAGAAGGCAAATGTGCAGGTCAAATTCAGTCCCACAGAGGAA AAAATGTACAGCCAGCGCCTGGTCCTCTGCATTGCCCACAGCACCCAGCGGGTGACGATTCTGGCCCAGGGCCAAGGGAAAGAGCCCCGGCTGGAGTTCTCCTCCTCTCTGCTGAAGCTGGGGCCCGTGCTGCCCCACAGTGCCGGAGGCGAGGCCGAGGTTGTGGTCAGGAACCCCTGCGCCTTCCCCATCGAGTTCTACTGCCTGGAGTTTGATCAGCAGTACCTTGAAGAGGAAAAG ATTCTGCAGATGATGGAAGGGTATGATTCTGAGAACGTGCTGCTGTTGCCCCCCCGGGACCCAGGAGAGAAGCTCCCCCCTGAACTCCTGGAATACTACGAGGAGCAGAGGGGCGCCCAGGAAGAGAGCAGCAGGCTGGAGGAAG AGCCGAGCACAGAGGGAGCCGAGAGGGAGAGCAGCGCTGGGGTGGGCAAGCCGGAGGTCAGTCCTGTGTCCAGGGCCGTCGCCAGGCACATGGGCATCGACCTGTCCCTGGAGGGCCAGGCTGCGTTGAACTGCAGGGGCATCGCCATCATCGTGCACGGGGCGCCACTCACAG GAAAAACCGGAACGTCTGTGACCCTGGCGAAGCATTATGGTGCCGCCTGTCTGAGCATCGATGccgtggtgctggaggccgtgtccagtggcagcagtgaggCCAGCCTGCAGGCCAGGGAGCTGTGTGACCGGGCTGCCGAGGAGCAGACACAGAGCCCAGATGAtg GGTTGCCCGTGAGCTGTGTGCTGCCCGATGAGCTGCTGGTGGACATCCTGAGTGAGAGGCTGCAG CTGAGTGACTGTCACCGAGGGGTTGTGTTCGATGGCTTGGAGACCCTTTACTCTCACTCTCTGTCCAGCGCGCTCCAGGCCCTCCTCAAAGCTTTCAACAACCGTCAATACATCTACCTGGTTGACCTCAACCAGGACTACAGAGCGTTGAAAGCCAGGGAGCAGGCACAGATGGACGAGGAGG AGCGCCTGCGGAAGGAGAGCCTGAAGAGGGACTTGGCTTGGATGCAGGAGATGGATCAGGAGGAGTACGACGCTCTGTCAAAGGAAGAGAGGGAACGCAGCGACCTCTGGTGCCTGGAGGAGCGGAGAAAGCGCAAGCGCAG GCTGCTGCATGCTGTCTCTCTTCCTGCCCTCAGGAAGCAGGATAAATGGGCGCcgaaggaggagaagaagatgCAGAAGGTGAAGCaggagaagaagagagaggaaggggagaggaggaagaagagtcATGTTGGTGGGAAGCAG CACAAAGAACACCCAGAAACACACCCACGTGCAGTAACCCACAACCACGAGGACGACAAGAACGCAAAGGTGGACATCTCTCCCACCCCGGTCCCCgagcagctggaggaggagcaggTCAGTGAGGCCGAGAAGCTGCTGCAGCTGCGCTTCCATCAGTACAAGCAGAGCCAGGCGGCGGTGGCCCAGATCCTGCTCTACTGGGATCACGTGCAGGGCCAGGTGGTCCAGGATGTGACTGCGAAGGAGACGCATCCGGAGGCCCAGGAGGTGGCCGTGCGGCCAGAGAAGAGGGTCCGGAGGAAGAATAAGGAGAAGGAGCGGCTGGAGCAAGAGAAGTTTGAGCTGATGCTCTCGCCAGCCCCCAGTCAGACGGTGGCCATGGATGAGGAAGAGCTGCTGGAGGGCAGGGGAGAAGTGGGGGTGCCTCACATCTCCCTGCAGGTCAGCGGCCGGGAGCACCCCAGTGGGGCCGAAATCCTGCACGGGGAACAACTGCCCTGCCTCAACGAG GTTTTAGATGGGATGGGGCTGGGACCCAGCGGCCCTCCCATTCCCCCTCCTACCATCTTCTCAGTGGTGCCGTACCCCAAGACGAGGCGGCCCCCTAGCTCCCAGGAGAGTCTCGGCCACTTCACGCTCATTGCACCAAGAGCAGAGGACGCAGTGGAGGATGGGAAAGACACGGAGCCAGATCTGGACACCCTGACAACCATCAAG gAGGATCTGGTGATGCCCACCAAAGCGCGAGGAAAGAAGGAGAAGCTAGAAACGGAGGGGTGGGAGAGCCAGAAGGACAAGAGCCGGGGCCCAGGGGGGAAGAAGGGCATCGGCAGCAGTGGTCCACTCCCGCCCGTCACCGAGTCCCAGCAGGATAAGAGAAAGTG GCTGACTCACTACCGCTGGGTTGCGCCTCCCAATGGAGAGGTGTCCCTCAAAGTTTGCTTCACTTCCTCCAAGCCAGGACAGTTTGAACAGACCTACAACTTTGAGCTGATGGGGACTAGGAGGTGCTATCAGCTGAACTGCAGGGGCGTGTGTGCCTTCCCCGCCATCAGCAAGGATCCCAA GGTTGTGTTGTCGCAGTGTAAGAAGGCCCTGAATGAGGATTATACTCTCAACAAGACCTACATCCGCAGGTCTGGGGTGTTCCAGTTCGGTCCTCTGTTCTATGGCAAAACCAGAGACAG GTACAAGGAGAAGAAGTACACAGAGAACATGGAGAAGCTGATCGTGTACAACATCTCCCCCCTGGATGCAGAGGTGGTCTTCTGCTTCCAGAAAGCCACATCATTTTTACTGGACCCTCCCACCATGACCCTCAGACCCGATGAGAAACAG GAGCTGACCGTGTGGGCCTACCCCACATCCCCGGGCCTGTTCGAGGACAGTGTGGTGTGCTGCGTCAAGGACAACCCCGATCCGGTGCTTTTCAGAGTCTCCTGCCACGGAGCCAGACCAGAGCTGGACCTGGACTGCACGCAGCTGAAGTTTAAAACCCCGCTGCACAG GAAGGTCACAAAGAGCCTGTCCCTGCGGAACCGCACCCTGCTGCCGGGGGCCTGGCGGCTGAGCGACCTGGAGATACTGGGGGGTGAGGTGACCGTGTCCCAAGACCAGGGCATCATCCAGCCCCAGGCCGAGATCTCCCTGCAGATGCACTTCAGGGCCAAGAGACCCCTAAACCTCAAGAGAATCATCCGCCTAGAG GTGTCAGATGTGGAGAAAACCCTGGGGGTCCTTCACAGCGAGAATATCCAGGTCTCTTTGGAGGCCTACGATGTTTCTCTGGATTTGAGCCTGTCCAAAG GTGCCGCCGACGGCCTTGATTTCGGGACAATCAAAGTATCGGATGAAGTCGTGCTGTCAGTGCATCTGAAGAACAAAGGCAGATATGAGATCGCATTCAA GTTCCTGCTGGAGGCCACACAGCCAGGCATGCCGAACCTGAGCCCCCTGTTCACCATCACGCCCAGCGAGGGCTCCCTGAATCCCAACGACCGGGCCACCGTCGTGCACATCGCTTTCCGCTCCAGCAGAGAGGTGTGCATCCAGGACCAGCCCATCCTCAACTGCCAG GTGATTGATCCCAACATCACAGAAGGGGGAGAGACCATAGCCAGCATCCCTGTGAAGATATCCGTCCAGTCTCTCTTCACCAAGTACTGCATAGTGCCGGCCAACGACTTGAACTTTGGCGCAATCGTGTGCGGTACTGGCACGCGCCGTACTTTCAccattgagaacaagggcaagCTGGGGTTCAGATACAACATCTTCAGCATGCCCAGAGATGAGCCACAGCAGACCCAGAGCAAAGG GTCGGTCGCTGCTAAGCAGACGCGTGTCTCCTGCTCTGGGAAGCCAGTGTCCGTCCACAAGCTCGGGCCCAGTGAGTCCATGCAGAGGGAAAAGGACATTTCTGCGCAG GCCTGTCCCGCTCCTGGGCCACCCCAGGCCACGGTCACTGTGGGAGTGTTCACCGTGTCCCCGGGTTTTGGACGCCTGGCCCATGACGCCCAGCAGGTCATCACTGTGGAGTGCCTGGCCAACCAGGAGGGCAAGTATGAGGAGTTCCTGGGCATCGACATCTCTGACCGGGACCCCCGTGACCAGCCCAATGGCATCTCGTACAGACTGGAGGCTGAAGGCTGCTTGACAG GTGCCAATGTGAATGACGTTGCTTCCATCATTGAGGAACCACCTGTAACTACAGTAGCCTCATCCAAAGTCAGTCAGCGGACCACACGGGGGTCCACATCGAAGACAAGTTCCTGTTCAACAACGTCCCGGTGTGCCAGCAAGCCAGGGCGAGCGTCAAAATCCTCAGCAACAGCAAAGTGCCCCGCCACCTGA